AGGATCAACTGATTGCGAGCCGCATCGACGACCTGATCGTGCACGAAACCGCGCCGTTCGCGAGCGAGGTGGCGCTGGGCCGTGTGCATACGCAGGCGCACATCGACTACATCCGGAGCATGACGCCGGTCGACGGCTACGTCGAGATCGATCCCGATACGCTGATGAACCGCGACACGTGGCGCGCGGCACTGCGTGCGGCCGGCGCCGCGATCGCGGCGACCGACGCGGTGATCGAAGGCCGCTATGCGAATGCGTTCTGCAGCGTCCGTCCACCCGGCCATCATGCGGAGCCCGCGCGCGCGATGGGTTTCTGCTTCTTCAACAACGTCGCGATCGCCGCGCGGCATGCGCTCGACGTACACGGTATCGAGCGTGTCGCGATCATCGATTTCGACGTGCACCACGGCAACGGTACCGAAGCTGCGTTCGCGAACGACGAGCGCGTGCTGATGTGCAGCTTCTTCCAGCATCCGCTGTACCCGTTCTCGGGCGCCGACCACCAGGCGCCGAACATGGTCAACCTGCCGATGCCCGCGCGCAGCAACGGGATGGCGATCCGCGAAGCCGTCGACATGTTCTGGCTGCCGCGACTGGACGCATTCAAGCCGCAGATGCTGTTCGTGTCGGCCGGCTTCGATGCGCATCGCGAGGACGATATCGGCAACCTCGGCCTCGTCGAGGCCGACTTCGAATGGCTGACCGCGCAGGTCGTCGACGTGGCGCGCCGTCATGCGCAGGGCCGTATCGTGAGCTGCCTCGAAGGCGGCTACAACCTGTCCGCGCTCGGGCGCAGCGTCGTCGCGCACCTGCGCGTGCTGGCCGGCATCTGATTGGCCGGCCGCCAGGCCGCGCGCGTTCAGCGCGCCGGCACGCGCGCGTGAATCCACGCGATCAGCGCATCGATCACGCGATCGCGTTCGAGATCGTTCATCGTTTCGTGGAAGCCGCCTTCGTATAGCGTCAGCGTACGATCGGGCGAGCCGACGCGCGCGCCGAACGCGCGGCTGCCGTCGGGCTCGGTCAGCTTGTCTTCGGTGCCGTGATAGACGAGCACCGGTACGCGCAGCGCGCCGCGGCCGCGTTCGATACGCGTCATCGCGTCGAGTATCTCCGCGCCGGTGCGCGCGGGCACCGCGCCGTGATGCACGAGCGGATCGGCGCGATTGGTCGCGACGATGGCCGGATCGCGCGACAGCAGCGCCGCATCGATCCTGATCGCGGGGAAGGTCGGCCATGCGCGGCTGATGACGCGGCTCACCGCGAGCATCCAGCGCGGCACGTCGCGCCCGGGTGCGAGTGCCGGGCTCGACAGCACGAGGCCCGTCAGCGCGTGGCCGCGGGCCGGCGCGCGTTCGATCGCGTACAGCGCCGCGACCGCACCGCCCATGCTGTGTCCCATCAGGAACAGCGGCGCATTGCCGCGCGCTGCTTCGGCGACCAGTGCATCCGCATCGTTCAGGTAGCCGTCGAAGCGCTCGACCCAGGCGCGCTTGCCGGGCGACTGGCCGTGCCCGCGCAGATCGATCGCGAGCACGTCGATGCCTGCCGCGTTCAGCCGGCCGGCGAGCGCGGCATAGCGGCCCGCGTGTTCGGCGAGGCCGTGCACGAGCGCGATCGTCGCGCGCGGCGGCGCCGTGCCGTCGCCGGCCAG
The nucleotide sequence above comes from Burkholderia pyrrocinia. Encoded proteins:
- a CDS encoding histone deacetylase family protein: MATAFYTHPDCMLHEMGEWHPECPARLSAIQDQLIASRIDDLIVHETAPFASEVALGRVHTQAHIDYIRSMTPVDGYVEIDPDTLMNRDTWRAALRAAGAAIAATDAVIEGRYANAFCSVRPPGHHAEPARAMGFCFFNNVAIAARHALDVHGIERVAIIDFDVHHGNGTEAAFANDERVLMCSFFQHPLYPFSGADHQAPNMVNLPMPARSNGMAIREAVDMFWLPRLDAFKPQMLFVSAGFDAHREDDIGNLGLVEADFEWLTAQVVDVARRHAQGRIVSCLEGGYNLSALGRSVVAHLRVLAGI
- a CDS encoding alpha/beta hydrolase, producing the protein MTDTTTPDAAPATAGSAHSSPPAPKMGRLRTADGLELASYRWLAGDGTAPPRATIALVHGLAEHAGRYAALAGRLNAAGIDVLAIDLRGHGQSPGKRAWVERFDGYLNDADALVAEAARGNAPLFLMGHSMGGAVAALYAIERAPARGHALTGLVLSSPALAPGRDVPRWMLAVSRVISRAWPTFPAIRIDAALLSRDPAIVATNRADPLVHHGAVPARTGAEILDAMTRIERGRGALRVPVLVYHGTEDKLTEPDGSRAFGARVGSPDRTLTLYEGGFHETMNDLERDRVIDALIAWIHARVPAR